Below is a genomic region from Streptomyces sp. RPA4-2.
GTGAGTCCTGGTTACACACTCGAACACTACGCCTTCCCCACGATCTCCGACACCCGAACAACCCCCCGAAAACGGACATTTAGCAATGAAAGGCACTTGCGAGGGATACGCGAAAGCGGGTAGGGCTAGTAGAGACAGCTATTCGACACGGCCGGCTACGGAGGCGCCGCACACCGCAGTGCACGTATTGGCATCGGCGGCCATATGCCGAGAACGATGGAGGACACCATGTCACCCCGGCTCGACGCATCGCAGACCCAGAGGGCGACGTCGGCACCCTCTCCGGAGCACCCGGACCACGCTCCCGCCGACCACGGCGCGGACCTCGCGGGCCTGGAAGGACTTCCGGAGATCCCCCCGTACGACGAGGTGGGGGCGGTGGACGCACGAGCCCTGTCCAAGACGCTCTTCGAGCGCCTGGAGTCCCTCGAAGAGGGCACCCACGACTACTCGTACGTCCGCAACACGCTCGTCGAACTCAACCTCGCGCTGGTGAAGTTCGCCGCCTCCCGCTTCCGCTCCCGCAGCGAGCCGATGGAGGACATCATCCAGGTCGGCACGATCGGCCTGATCAAGGCGATCGACCGCTTCGAGCTGAGCCGCGGCGTGGAATTCCCCACCTTCGCCATGCCGACCATCATCGGCGAGATCAAGCGCTTCTTCCGCGACACCTCCTGGTCCGTGCGCGTGCCGCGCCGGCTGCAGGAACTCCGGCTCGACCTGGCCAAGGCCGGCGACGAACTCGCCCAGCGCCTCGACCGGTCACCCACCGTCGGCGAGTTGGCCGAACGCCTGGGCATCACCAACGACGAGGTCGTCGAGGGCATGGCCGCCTCGAACGCCTACACGGCCAGCTCGCTGGACGCCCAGCCCGAGGAGGACGACTCCGAGGGCGCGCTCGCGGACCGCATCGGCTACGAGGACCACGGGCTCGAAGGCATCGAGTACGTGGAGTCCCTCAAGCCCCTGATCGCCGGTCTCCCGCCGCGCGACCGGCAGATCCTGTCGCTGCGCTTCGTCGCCAACATGACCCAGTCCGAGATCGGCGACGAACTCGGCATCTCGCAGATGCACGTGTCGCGGCTGCTGTCGCGCACGCTGGTGCGGCTCCGCAGGGGCCTCACGGTCGAGGAGTGACGGAGCCTCACCCCCACAAACGGTCCCGGAACTCCCCCACGCACTCCTGGTACCCCCACAAACGGTCCCGGAACTCCCCCACGCACTCCTGGTACCCCCACAAGCGGTCCCGGAACTCCCCCGCGTGGTCCCGGTGGAAAGCGGTCCGGCCCTGACGGCGCCGGACCGCTTCTTTCTGCTTCTTTCTGCTTCTTTCCGGTTCATCCGGTTCATCCGGTTCATTCCGCGCAGTTCCTTTCCCCCGGCGGAAGTTACCCGGGGAAACACCCTCTTCACTCTTTCCCCGGCGGGTCACCCCTGCCACTGTGGGCACCCCCAAACTGGCCAGTACGTCAGGACGGGGCGAGCGACCGCACGGGGGACGAGGAGGCGGAGGGATGGCTCAGGGCGATCCGGCCGGCAAGGGCGACGGGACCGGGGCCGAGGGCGGCGGGGCCCACGCGCGCACGCCCGACGCGCGTCTGACCGAACTGCTGCGCGCCGCCACCCCGACCGCGTACCCGGCGCTGCAGGAACTCCGCGGCCGCCACCGCGCGTCGGTCCTCGCCTACGCCCGCCTGTGCACCACCAGCGAGTCCGTGGCACGCCAGCTCGCGGCGCAGGCCTTCACCCTCGCGGCCCGCGAGACGGCCCGCGGCAGCGACCCCGGCGTCCCGTGGCGGCACCAACTCCTCCTGCTGACCGCGCGGGTGGCCGTGTCCTGGGCCGCCGACGAGCGGGCCGCCGGCCTCGACGCCGGACTGCTCCTGGTCCTGAACACGGCCGGCCCCGAGGGCCCCGTCCCGCGGATGCTCCCGGCGTTCCAGTCCCTCCCGTCCCGCGCCCAGGGCCTGGTCTGGTACGGGCTGGTGGAGCGGGAGCCCGAGGAGCGGACGGCGGTGCTGCTCGGGCTCACCCGTGAGGACGTGACGTACGGCACGGAGCAGGCGCTCCAGACGCTGGGCCAGGCCTGTCTGAAGGCCCGGCTTGCCGCCTCCGACGACCCCTCCTGCGGGGACTTCCGGCGGCTGATCGAGGAATCGCTGCGGCCCGGCAACCCGCGCTTCAGTTCCGACCTGGACGCCCACATGGCGCACTGCGCGCACTGCACGACGGCGTACGAGGAACTGTCCGCCCTGCGCGACCACCCGCGCACCACCCTGGCCGAGGGCCTGCTGCCCTGGGCCGGCACGGCGTACACCACGACCGGCACCCACGAGCCGGCGCCCAGTGGCCGGGCGTCGTCCGGGCCGCCCTGGCCGCCGTCCCGCCGCCTGGTGCTGGCGTCGGCGGCCCTCGGGGTCGCCCTGGCTCCGCTGCTGCTCCTCCTGCTGACGTCCGGTGGCTCACCGGCCCCGGACCCGGCGGGCGCGGTCGGCACACCCGCGAGCCCGCCGTCGGTGACGGTCACGGCGACGGTCCCGGCGGCCCCGTCCCCCTCCCCGTCCCCGTCCGGCCCGTCGGCCTCGGCGACCACCGCCTCCGCCTCCCCGACCGCGCCCGCGTCCCCGTCGAGGTCCGCGCGTCCGAAGCCGTACCCCACGCCCACCCCGGCCGCTCCGCCGGGGAGCCGCGTACGCCCAGGTGGTGAACGCCGCCTCGGGCCTGTGCCTGGACATCCGCGACGGCGACCTGGAGAAGGGCACGGATGTCGTCACGGCCCCCTGCGACTCCTCGTCCACGCAGCGCTGGCGCGTCGACGCCTCCCGCGGCGTCCTCCAGTCGTACGCCGACAGTGACTTCTGTCTGGACAGCCGTGGCTCCGTCGACAACGGCGTCGGCATCTGGGAGTGCTCCTCGGCCGAGGGCCGGCACGCCCAGAACCTGCGGTTCACCGTGGGCGACGACGGCGTGATCCGCCCGGCCGTCGCCATCGAGACCGGGCTCACCCCGGACGGCGGCGACGGCCTGGCGCTGCTCCCGCTGAACGGGAGCGGGGAGCAGCGGTGGCGGGCGGGGGCGTCCTGACCGGACCGGGCCCCGGAACGGTCAGGACCGGGCCCGGGGAGATCAGACCTCGCGTACGCCGCCCCGCCAGACGCCGGTGACCAGTGGCACGCCGGGCCGGTAGGCGAGGTGCACGTGGCTGGGCGCGTCCAGGAGGGTCAGGTCCGCGCGGGCGCCGACGGTGAGGCGGCCGATGTCCTCGCGCCGCAGGGCCGCGGCGCCGCCCGCCGTGGCCGACCACACCGCCTCGTCCGGCGTCATCCCCATGTCCCGCACCGCGAGCGCGATGCAGAACGGGACGGACGAGGTGAAGGAGGAGCCCGGGTTGCAGTCGGTGGAGAGGGCGACGGTGACGCCCGCGTCCAGCAGGCGGCGGGCGTCCGGCCACTGGGCGCGGGTGGAGAACTCGGCGCCGGGCAGCAGCGTCGCCACGGTGTTTCCGCTCGCGAGCGCCGCCACGTCGGCGTCGGTCAGGTGCGTGCAGTGGTCGGCGCTCGCCGCGTCGAGTTCGACGGCGAGCTGGACGCCGGGGCCGTAGGTGAGCTGGTTGGCGTGGACGCGCGGGTGCAGGCCCTTCGCCATTCCCGCGGTGAGGATGGCGCGGGCCTGGTCGCCGTCGAAGGCGCCCTTCTCGCAGAAGACGTCGATCCAACGGGCGTGCGGGGCACAGGCGTCGAGCATCTCGCCGGTCACCAGGGCCACGTACGCGGCCGGGTCGTCGGCGTGCTCGGGGGCGACGATGTGCGCGCCGAGGTAGGTGACCTCGTCGGTGTGGCGGGCCGCGATCCGCAGGGCACGGGCCTCGTCCTCGACGGTGAGTCCGTAGCCCGACTTCGTCTCGAAGGTCGTGGTGCCCTGGCGCAGGGCCTCGCCGAGGTAGTGCGTGAGGTTCCGCTCCAGGTCCTCGTCGCTCGCGGCGCGGGTCGCGGCGACGGTGGTGCGGATGCCGCCCGCCGTGTAGCCGCGGCCGGACATCCGGGCGTTGAACTCCTCGGTGCGGTCGCCGGCGAAGACGAGGTGCGAGTGCGAGTCCACGAAGCCGGGGACGACGGCCCGGCCCCCGGCGTCGACCCGGTTGTCGGTGGCGGGTGCTTTCCTTGATTCACCGGTCCACACGACGCGGTCGCCGTCGATGACGACGGCCGCGTCATGGATCGGACCGAGGGGTCCGTCACCGAGGGAGGGATCGTTGGTGACCAGCGTGGCGATGTTGGTGATGACGGTGCTCATGGCGTCCTTGTCGGTGGTGAGCCTGTGGACGGGTGTCAGGCGCGCAGCGCTTCGACGGCGTCCGCGAGGGCCTTCGGCACATCCGGTACGAGGGTGTGCGCGCCGTCGCGTACGACGGGCCGGCCCGCCACGACCGTGTGGCGTACGTCGGCGGCCGTCGCGGCGAACACGGCCGACTCCGCGCCGAGTCGCGGCAGCGTGCCCGCCGTTCTGACCGAGTCGAGCGCGATCGTCGTGAAGTCGGCGCGCGCGCCGACTTCAAGGGTGCCCGCGTCGTCCCAGCCCAGGGCCGCGTGACCGTCCGCGGAGGCGGCGCGCAGCAGGGCGGCGGCCGTCCAGTGGCCGCGGGTGCGGGTGCGCAGGCGTTCGTTCAGCTCCATCGCGCGGGCCTCTTCGAGGAGGTCGATGACGGCGTGGCTGTCGGAGCCGAGGGAGAGGGGCGAGCCCGCGCGCTGCAGGGCGGCGGCGGGGCCGATGCCGTCGGCGAGGTCGCGTTCGGTGGTGGGGCACATGCAGGTGCCGGTCGAGGAGCCGCCGAGCAGGGCGATGTCCTCGTCGGTGAGGTGCGTGTTGTGGACGCCCGTGGTGCGCGGGCCGAGCACGCCGTGGTCGGCGAGCAGCCGGGTGGGGGTGCAGCCGTGGTGCCGCAGACAGGCGTCGTTCTCCGCGGTCTGCTCGGACAGGTGCACGTGGAGCGGGGCGCGGCGTTCCTCGGCCCAGCGCGCCACGGTCGCCAGCTGTCCGGCGGGCACGGCCCGTACGGAGTGGACGGCCGCGCCGATCCGTGCGTGGTCACGGTCCTTGAGGAGGGAGGAGCGTTCCGCCCAGGCGTCCGCGCTGCCGTCGGAGAAGCGCAGCTGGTGGCGGTTGGGCGGCTGGCCGAAGCCCGAGGAGACGTACGCCGTGTCGAGCAGCGTGATCCTGATCCCGGCCTCCCGCGCGGCCTCGATCAGTGCCTCGCCCATCGCGTTCGGGTCGGCGTAGGGGGTGCCGCCCGGGGCGTGGTGCAGGTAGTGGAACTCGCCGACGGCCGTGACGCCCGCGAGCGCCATCTCGGCGTACACCGCGCGGGCGAGCGCGTGGTAGGTCTCCGGGGTCAGCCGGTCCGCGACGGAGTACATGGTCTCGCGCCAGGTCCAGAAGGTGCCGGAGCCCACCTGGACGGTGCCGCGCAGGGCTCGGTGGAAGGCGTGCGAGTGGGCGTCGGCGAGTCCGGGGAGGGTGAGTCCGCGCAGGATCTCGGCGCCCGGGGGCGGGGTGCGGACGCCCGCGCGCAGGGCGGTGATGCGGCCGTCCGCGCCGGCGGCGGAGCCGCTGCCCGACACGGTCAGGGCGACGCCCGGCTCGACGTGGGTGTCGAGCCAGGCGTGTTCCAGCCAGTACGTCTGCGTCACCTGCAGGCCAGCCCTTCGAGTACGTCGGCGAGTGCGGTCACCCCGGCCACGCAGTCGTCCTCGGCGGCGTACTCGGCCGGGGAGTGCGAGACACCCGTGGGGTTGCGTACGAACAGCATGGCGGTCGGGACGGTCCCGGAGAGGATTCCGGCGTCGTGTCCGGCACCCGTCCCCAGCACGGGGACGGTGAGGTCCGCCGTGGTGGTGAGGATGCGGGCGAGCTCGTCGCGCAGGGCGTGCTCGAACTCGACGACGGGGGTGAACGACTCGCGCACGACGTCGAGTTCGACGCCCTGGGCCTGCGCGTACTCCCGGGCCGCCTTCTCGATGCCGGTGACGACGGTGTCGAGGGTCGGCTGGTCGGCGGCGCGGGAGTCCAGCCAGCCGCGCACCAGCGACGGGATGGCGTTCACGCCGTTCGGCTCGACGGAGATCTTGCCGAAGGTGGCGACGGCGCCCGTGATCAGGGCCTCGCGCCGGGCGGCGAGCACGGTCTCGGCGTACGGGAGCATCGGGTCGCGGCGGTCCACGAGCCGGGTGGTGCCGGCGTGGTTGGCCTCGCCCCGGAAGTCGAAGCGCCAGCGGCCGTGCGGCCAGATGGCGCTGGCGATGCCGACCCGGTCGCCGGACAGGTCGAGGGC
It encodes:
- a CDS encoding RNA polymerase sigma factor SigF, translated to MSPRLDASQTQRATSAPSPEHPDHAPADHGADLAGLEGLPEIPPYDEVGAVDARALSKTLFERLESLEEGTHDYSYVRNTLVELNLALVKFAASRFRSRSEPMEDIIQVGTIGLIKAIDRFELSRGVEFPTFAMPTIIGEIKRFFRDTSWSVRVPRRLQELRLDLAKAGDELAQRLDRSPTVGELAERLGITNDEVVEGMAASNAYTASSLDAQPEEDDSEGALADRIGYEDHGLEGIEYVESLKPLIAGLPPRDRQILSLRFVANMTQSEIGDELGISQMHVSRLLSRTLVRLRRGLTVEE
- a CDS encoding formimidoylglutamate deiminase, whose protein sequence is MQVTQTYWLEHAWLDTHVEPGVALTVSGSGSAAGADGRITALRAGVRTPPPGAEILRGLTLPGLADAHSHAFHRALRGTVQVGSGTFWTWRETMYSVADRLTPETYHALARAVYAEMALAGVTAVGEFHYLHHAPGGTPYADPNAMGEALIEAAREAGIRITLLDTAYVSSGFGQPPNRHQLRFSDGSADAWAERSSLLKDRDHARIGAAVHSVRAVPAGQLATVARWAEERRAPLHVHLSEQTAENDACLRHHGCTPTRLLADHGVLGPRTTGVHNTHLTDEDIALLGGSSTGTCMCPTTERDLADGIGPAAALQRAGSPLSLGSDSHAVIDLLEEARAMELNERLRTRTRGHWTAAALLRAASADGHAALGWDDAGTLEVGARADFTTIALDSVRTAGTLPRLGAESAVFAATAADVRHTVVAGRPVVRDGAHTLVPDVPKALADAVEALRA
- a CDS encoding allantoate amidohydrolase produces the protein MWRDLRPIGRHADSGGYRRFAWTGADADCRAWFRTQAESRGLRYELDRNGNQWAWLGDPAEGDAVVTGSHLDSVPDGGAFDGPLGVVSSFAALDELRGRQARFTRPLAVVNFGDEEGARFGLACVGSRLAAGQLTVEQAHRLTDADGVTLPQAMERAGYDPDTIGPDPERLSRIGAFVELHVEQGRALDLSGDRVGIASAIWPHGRWRFDFRGEANHAGTTRLVDRRDPMLPYAETVLAARREALITGAVATFGKISVEPNGVNAIPSLVRGWLDSRAADQPTLDTVVTGIEKAAREYAQAQGVELDVVRESFTPVVEFEHALRDELARILTTTADLTVPVLGTGAGHDAGILSGTVPTAMLFVRNPTGVSHSPAEYAAEDDCVAGVTALADVLEGLACR
- the hutI gene encoding imidazolonepropionase, which gives rise to MSTVITNIATLVTNDPSLGDGPLGPIHDAAVVIDGDRVVWTGESRKAPATDNRVDAGGRAVVPGFVDSHSHLVFAGDRTEEFNARMSGRGYTAGGIRTTVAATRAASDEDLERNLTHYLGEALRQGTTTFETKSGYGLTVEDEARALRIAARHTDEVTYLGAHIVAPEHADDPAAYVALVTGEMLDACAPHARWIDVFCEKGAFDGDQARAILTAGMAKGLHPRVHANQLTYGPGVQLAVELDAASADHCTHLTDADVAALASGNTVATLLPGAEFSTRAQWPDARRLLDAGVTVALSTDCNPGSSFTSSVPFCIALAVRDMGMTPDEAVWSATAGGAAALRREDIGRLTVGARADLTLLDAPSHVHLAYRPGVPLVTGVWRGGVREV